TCAACTGCTGAATGTTCAGGCGTTTCCTCAACTTCAATGGTATTGCATGAAATTTCTCGAGGTTTCTCGTCAACTAGTTGTTCAGGTGTCCCTTCAACTGCTGGTTTGCTAGGTTTCTCTGGTTCTTCGAGTTTCTCCTCAATTTTTGGTTCTTCGGGTTTCTCCTCGATGGCAAGTTCTTCCCGTTTCTCTTCAACTGTCGATTCCTTGAGTTTCTCTTCAACTGCTGAATCTTCGGGTTTTTCCTCAATTTCAGCAAAATCATTGTCGGTATTGCATGAAATTTCATTGCCAGTCTTATCATTTGAGTCCACAACATGCTTATTCTGCTAGAAGAAAGTTTCACTTAATTTTTCAATAGATAAGCAGATGTGAATTCATTGCACATACATAACTATTAGGATGGACAACTTTGTGACAGTGTTTGATCCTCACCTTTTCGAGGGGCGTTACCTTTTCAGCTGCTGCTTTCTCTAGTTTCTCTTCAACAACTACTTCTTCATGTTTCTCTTCAGCTACTTGTTTGTCAGGTGTTTCTTCCCGTGCTGGTTTATCAACTGTTTCTTCCCCTGCAACTGGTTCGTCAAGCTTTTCTTCAACTACTAATTTTTCAGGTGTCTCCTCAACCATTAGTTCTTCGAATTTCTCCGATACAACTGGTTCTTTAGGTTTCTCTTTCAGTGCTAGTtcctcatattttttttctattactaTTTCTTCATGTTTTTCCTCAACAGCTGAATAGTCAGAAACATCACTGTTGTCGTTGCACAGAATTTCACCATTAATCTTGTCTGTTGAGTGACTTGAGTCCGTATCTGGCATATTCTACAAGAAGAATTTAAAGATTCACTAAGACTTTTAATAGATAAGTAGATGCAAATTCCTTGCATGTAGAGAGCTGATAGGATGGTAAACTCTGCGACAGTGCTCGATTACCTTTTCCAAGAGAGTCACCGTTTCAACTGCTTGTTTTTCAGATTTCTGTTCAATAGCTAGTTCTTCCGGTGTCTCTTCAACTGCTGGTTTGTTGGGTTTCTCTTCAACTGTTAGGTCTTCAGGTGTTTCCGCTCTTGCTTGCTCTTCAAGTGTTTCTTCAATTGCCAATTTTTGAAGTTTCTCATTTATAACTGGTTCTTCAGGTTTATCCTCAACAATTGGTTCCTCATGTTTTTCCTCAACCATTGGTTCTTCAGTTTTTTCCTCAACTGCTGGATAGTCAGCAACATCAATGTTGGTATTGCATGGAGTTTCAGTGTCAGTCTTCCCGTTTGAATCTATAGCTGACATATCCTGcaagaaaaatttaaagttttactTAGTCTTCCAATAGATAAACATATGTGAATTGTTGCACATACATAACTAATAGTACAGTTAAAGCTTGTGATTGTACTTGATCCTTACCTCTTCCAACAAAGTTACCTTTTCAGGTTTCTCTTCGATTACTAGTTTCTCAAGGTTCTTTTCATCTGCTAGATCTTCAGGTGTTTCTTCAACTACAGGTTCTTCAGATTTCTCTTCAACTGTTGGTTCTTCAAGTTTCTCCTCGAAAACTTGttcttcagtttttttttcCACAGCCGGTTCTTCAGGTTTCTCTGTCACTGCTGGTTCATCAGTTTTTTCATTAACCGCTGGTTCTTCACGTTTCTCTTCAATCActtgtttttcatgtttttctttAACTACCTGTACTTCAGCTTTATCTTCAACTGTTGGATAGTAAGCAACATCGTTGTTTGAATTGCCTAGAATTTCACTGTCAATCTTGTCCTTTGAGTCTACAATTGGCATATTCTGCAAGAGAagttcaaaaattcaatttaatCTTCCAATAGATTGGCATATGTGAGTTCGTTGCACATATAAAGCTATTAGAATGGATAAACTTTGTGACATTGTTTTATCCTCACCTTCTCTAGGAGAGTTTCCATTTCTggtttctcctcttcaattgCTGGTTTGTCATGTTTCTCTTCAACAGCTATCTCTTCAGAGGTCTCTTCAACCATTGGTTCTTCAGGTTTCTCTTCAAGTGGTAGTTCTTCAGGTGTTTCCTCCCCTGCTAGCTCTTCATGTGTTTCTTTAGTTGTTGgttcttcaagtttctcttCAACAGTTGGTTCTTTAGGTTTCTCTTCAACTGGTTCTTCAGATTTCTCCTCAATTGTTGGTTCTTCAGGTTTCTCCATAATTGCTGGTATATCAAGTTTCTCTTCAATAACCGGTTTTTCCACAGCTGCTGGTTTTTCAGGGTTTTTCTCATCTTCTAGAAAGTGAGCAGCATCGTTGCTAGTATTGCAGGGAATTTTATTGTCAGTTTTTTCCTTCGAGTCTGCAACTAGCAAATTCTGTAAGAAGAATTTTAAGTTTCACTTAGTCTTTCAGTAGATAAGCAGATGTAAATTGTTGTACATACATAACTAATAGGACAGATAAACTTTATGACAGTGCTTGACCCTTGCCTTATCCAAAAGAGTTACCTTTTCTGGTTTCTCCTCTTCACTTGTTGGTTCTTCAGGTTTCACCTCTTCAACTGCTGGCTCTTCAGGTTTTTCTTCACATGCTAGTTCATTAGGTGTTTCTTCCCGTGTTGATTCTTTGGGTGTCTCTTCAGTTACTGTCTTTTCAGGTTTCTCTTCAACCTTTGGTTCTTCAAGTTTCTCCTCAGCCGATGGTTCTTCAAATTTCTCCTCCACAGTTGGTTTTTCACGTTCTTCTTCAACTGCCAGTTCTTCAAGTTTTTTCTCAACCGCTGGTTCTTCAGGCTTCTCCATAACAGCCAATACTTCAGATTTTTCTTCAATCATTGTTTCATCATGTTCTTTTTCAACTACTAGTTCTTGAGGTTTTTCCTCGACTGATTCATAGTCAGCAATATCATTGTTGGTATTGCAAGGAATTGCATTATCTATCTTGTCCTTTGGGTCTTCCATTGGGAAATTCTGCAAGAAATTTAGAGTTCTACTTAGTATTTAAATAGATAAACATATGTAAATTCGTTGCACATATAAAGCCTAATTTGATGAATAAACTTTGTGACAATATTTAATCCTGACCTTCTCTAGAAGAGCTTCTGTTTCAGGTTTCTCCTCTTCAACAATTAGTTCTTTAGGTGTCTTTTCAACCGTTGGTTCTTCAGTTTTCTCTTCAAGTGCTAATTCTTCAGGTGTTTCCTCCCCTTCTAGCTCTTCAGGTGTTTCTTCAGCCACTGGTTCTTGAGGTTCCTCCTCAACCACTGGTTCTTCAGGTTTCTCCTTAACCGCTGGTACATCAAGTTTCTCTTCAATAGTTGGTTCTTCAGGTTTTTCTTCAACTACTGACTCTTCAAGATTTTCCTCAACTTGTGGAGGGTGAGCAACATCATTATTGGTATTGCATGGAGTTTCACTGCCAGTTTTGTCGTTTGAGTCTACAACTATCATATTCTGCGAAAGAATTTAATGTTTCACTTAGTCTATCAATGAAGAAGCAGATGTGAATCATTGCACATACATAACTAATAAGATGGATAAACTTTGTGACAGTGCTTGACCCTCACCTTTTCCAAAAGAGCTACCTTTTTGGATGTCTCCTCTTCAAGTGCTGGTTTCTCTTCAAATAATAGTTCGTTAGGTGTTTCTTCCCGTTTTGGTTCTTCAGGTGCTTCTTCAGTTATTGGTTTTGCAGCTTTCTCCTCAATTGTCTCCTCAACCAATGGTTCTTTAAGCTTCTCTTCCATTGTTGTTTCTTTAGGTTTCTCTTCAATTGCCGGTGGTTCAGGTTTTTTCTCATCCACTGGTTCTTCTGGCTTCTCTGAAACCGCTGTTTCTTCTGATTTCTCTTCAATTGCTTGTTCTTCATGTTTTTTTTCAACTACTGGCTCTTCAGTTTTTTCCTCAACTGATGCATAGTCAGCAATGTCGTTGTTGGTATTGCATGGAATTGCATTGTCTGTCTTGTCCTTTGAGTTTACAATTGACAAATTATGCAAGAAAAGTTTAAGTTTCATTTAGTCTTTCAACAGATAAACTTATGTAAATTCGTTGCACATATAAAGCTAATATGATGGATAGTTTTTATGACAGTGTTTATTTGTCACCTTCTCCTGAAGAGCTTCCGTTTCAGGTTCTTCCTCTTCAATTGCTggtttttcatctttcttttcaaCAACTAGTTCTTCAGATGTGTCTTCAACTGTTGGTTCTTCAGGTTTCTCTTCAAGAGCTAGTTCTTCAGGTGTTTCCTCCCCTGCAAGCTCTTCAGGTGTTTCTATAGTCGCCGGTTCTTCAGGTTTCTCTGTAATTGCTAGTTCAGGTTTCTCCTCAACTGGTACTTCAGATTTCTCCTCAAATGTTGGTTCTTCAGGTTTCTCCTTAATAGCTGGTACACCAGGTTTCTCTTCAATGAGTGGTTCTTCAGTTTTTTCTTCAACTGCCGATTCTTCAGGATTTTCCTCACTGTCTGGAGAGTGTGCAACATCATTATTGGTATTGCATGGGATTTCACTGCCAGTTTTTTCGTTCGAGTCTACAATTAGCATATTCTGCAAAAAGAATTTAATGTTTCACTTAGCCTTTCAATAAAGATGCAGATGTGAATCATAGTACATACATAACTAACAAAATGGATAAACTTTGTGATAGTGCTTGACCCTTACCTTTTCCAAAAGAGTTACCTTTTCAGGTTTCTCCTCTTCCATGGCTGGTTCTTCATGTATCTCTTCAAATGCTAGTTCCTTAGGTGTTTCTTCAATTACTTGTTTTTCAGGTTTCTCCTCAATTTTTGGTTCTTTGATTGTCTCCTCAACTGATGGTACTTCAAGCTTTTCTCCCACGGTTGGTTTTTCAGGTTTCTCTTCAACTGTCGGTTGTTCAGGTATTTTCTCAACCGCTGGTTCTTCTGGTTTCCCCGAAACCCTTGATTCTTTagatttttcttcaattgcTGATTCTTCAGATATCTCTTCAACTATTGGTTCTTCAGTTTTTTCCTCAACTGATGCATAGTCAGCAATGTCATTGTTGGTATTGCATGGAATTGCATTGTCTATTGTGTTCTTTGAGTTTACAATTGGAAAATTCTGCAAGAAAATTTAAAGTTTCATTTAGTCTTTCAATAGATAAACATGTAAATGCGTTGCACATATAAAGCTAATATGTTGAATAAACTTTGTGAGTGTTAATTCTCACCTTCTCTTTAAGAGCTTCCATTTCAGGTTCCTCCTCTTCAATTGCAGGTTTTTCAACTTTCTCTTCAACAACTAGCTCTTCAGATGTATCTTCAACCGTTGGTTCTTCAGGTTTCTCTTCAAGTGCTAGTTCTTCAGGTGTTTCTATAGCTGCCGGTTCTTGAGGTTTCTCTTCAGTCGCCGGTTCTTGAGGTTTCTCCTCAGCTGGTACTTCAGATTTCTCCTCAAATGTTGGTTCTTCAGGTTTCTCCTCAACTGCTGGTACATCAGGTTTCTCTTCAATGACtagttcttcattttttatttcatctgCCGGTTCTTCAGGATTTTCCTCAATGTCTGGAGAGTGAGCAACATCATTATTGGTATTGCATGGAATTTCACTGCCAGTTTTGGTGTTCGAGTCTACAATTAGCATATTCTGCAAAAAGACTTTAATGTTTCACTTAGCCTTTCAAAAGAAGAGCATGTGAATCACTGTACATGCATAACTAACAAAATGGATAAACTTTGTGATAGTACTTGACCCTTACCTTTTCCAAAAGAGTTACCTTTTCAGGTTTCTCCTCTTTCATTGCTGACTCTTTATGTATCTCTTCTAATGCTAGTTCCTTGGGTGTTTCTTCAGTTACTTGTTTATCAGGTTTCTCCTCAATTTTTAGTTCTTTGATCGTCTCCTCAACTGATGGTTCTTCAAGCTTTTCTCCCACTGTTGGTGTTTCAGGTTTCTCTTCGATTGTCGGTTGTTCAGGTATTTTCTCAACCGGTGGTTCTTCTGGTTTCTCCAAAACCCTTGATTCTTCAGATTTCTCTTCAATAGCTGATTCTTCAGATATCTCTTCTACTTCTGGTTCTTCAGTATTTTCCTCAGCTGATGCATAGTCAGCAATGTCATTGTTGGTATTGCATGGAATTGCATTGTCTGTTGTGTTCTTTGAGTTTACAATTGGCAAATTCTGCAAGAAAATTTGAAGTTCCATTTAGTCTTTCAATGGATGAAACATATTTAAATTCATTGCACTTATAAAGTTAATATGCTGAATAAACTTTGTGACAGTGTTAATTGTCACCTTCTCCTGAAGAGCTTCCATTTCAGGTTCCTCCTCTTCAATTGCTGGTTTTTCATCTTTCTCTTCAACAACTAGCTCTTCAGATGTATCTTCTACTGTTAGTTCTTCAGGTTTCCCTTCAAGTGCTAGTTCTTCAGCTGTTTCTATAGCTGCCGGTTTTTCAGGTTTCTCTTCAGTCGCTGGTTCTTGAGGTTTCTCCTCAGCTGGTACTTCAGATTTCTCCTCAAATTTTGGTTCTTCAGGTTTCTCCTCAACTGCTGGTACATCAGGTTTCTCTTCAATGACTggttcttcattttttatttcaactgCCGATTCTTCAGGATTTTCCTTGATGTCTGGAGAGTGAGCAACATCATTATTGGTATTGCATGGAATTTCACTGCCAGTTTTGGTGTTCGAGTCTACAATTAGCATATCCTGCAAAAGGAATTTAATGTTTCACCTAGCCTTTCAAAAAAAGAGCATGTGAATCACAGTACATGCATAACTAACAAAATGGATAAACTTTGTTATTATACTTGACCCTTACCTTTTCCGAAAGAGTTACCTTTTCATGTTTCTCCTCTTCAACGGTTGGTTCGTCATGTTTCTCTTCAAATGATAGTTCCTTAGTTGTTCCTTCAGGTTTCTCCTCAATTGTTGGTTCTTTGGTTGTCTCTCCAACCAATGGTTCTTCAAGCTTTTCTCCTCCAACTGTTGGGTTTTCAGGTTTCTCTTCAATTGTCGGCTGTTTAGGTATTTTCTCAACCTCTGGTTCTTCTGGTTTCTCCAAAACCCTTGATTCTTCAGATTTCTCTTCAATAGCTGATTCTTCAGATTTCTCTTCAACTACTGGTTCTTCAGTTTTTTCCTCAACTAATGCATAGTTAGCAATGTCATTGTTGGTATTGCATGGAATTGCATTGTCTGTATTGTCCTCTGCGTTTACAATCGGCAATTTCTGCAAGAAAATTTAAAGTTTCATTTTGTCTTTAAATAgataaacatatattaattCGTTGCACTTATAATGTTAATATGCTGAATAAACTTTGTGACAGTGTCAATTGTCACCTTCTCCTGAAGAGCATCCGTTTCAGGTTCCTCCTCTTTAATTGCTGGTTTTTCATCTTTCTCTTCAACAACTAGCTCTTCAGATGTATCTTCAACTGTTAGTTCTTCAGGTTTCCCTTCAAGTGCTAGTTCTTCAGCTGTTTCTATAGCTGCCTGTTTTTCAGGTTTCTCTTCAGTCGCCGGTTCTTGAGGTTTCTCTTCAGCTGGTACTTCAGATTTCTCCTCAAATTTTGGTTCTTCAGGTTTCTCCTTAACTGCTGGTACATCAGGTTTCTCTTCAATGACTggttcttcattttttatttcaactgCCGATTCTTCAGGATTTTCCTTGATGTCTGGAGAGTGAGCAACATCATTATTGGTATTGCATGGAATTTCACTGCCAGTTTTGGTGTTCGAGTCTACAATTAGCATATCCTGCAAAAAGAATTTAATGTTTCACCTAGCCTTTCAAAAAAAGAGCATGTGAATCACAGTACATGCATAACTAACAAAATGGATAAACTTTGTTATTATACTTGACCCTTACTTTTTCCAAAAGAGTTACCTTTTcaagtttctcctcttctacGGTTGGTTCGTCATGTTTCTCTTCAAATGATAGTTCCTTGGGTGTTTCTTCAGTTACTGTTTTTTCAGGTTTCTCCTCAATTGTTGGTTCTTTGGTTGTCTCTCCAACCAATGGTTCTTCAAGCTTTTCTCCTCCAACTGTTGGGTTTTCAGGTTTCTCTTCAATTGTCGGCTGTTTAGGTATTTTCTCAACCTCTGGTTCTTCTGGTTTCTCCAAAACCCTTGATTCTTCAGATTTCTCTTCAATAGCTGATTCTTCAGATTTCTCTTCAACTACTGGTTCTTCAGTTTTTTCCTCAACTAATGCATAGTTAGCAATGTCATTGTTGGTATTGCATGGAATTGCATTGTCTGTATTGTCCTCTGCGTTTACAATCGGCAATTTCTGCAAGAAAATTTAAAGTTTCATTTTGTCTTTAAATAgataaacatatattaattCGTTGCACATATAAAGCTTATATGGTGGATTAACTTTGTGACAGTATTTAATCCTCACCTTCTCCTGAAGAGCTTTCCTAACAAGTTCCTTCTCTTCAATAGCTGTTTCTTCATCTTTCTCTTCAAGAACTAGTTCTTCAGGTGTCTCTTCAAGTGCTAGTTCTTCAGGTGCTTCCTCCTTTGTTAGCTCTTCAACTGTTTCTTTAGCTGCCGCTTCTTCAGGTCTCTCTTTAGACGCCGGTTCTTGAGGTTTCTCCTCAACTAGTACTTCAGATTTCTCCTCAAATGTTGGTTCTTCAGGTTTCTCCTTAACTGCTGGTACACCAGGTTTCTGTTCAATGACTGATTCTTCAGTTTTTTCTTCAACTGCCGATTCTTCAGGATTTTCCTCAATGTCTGGAAAGTGAGCAACATCATTACCGGTATTGCATGGAATTTCACTACCAGTTTTGTCGTTCAAGTCTACAATTAGCATATTCTGCAAAATGAAGTTAATGTTTACTTTGCCTTCCAATAAAGAAGCAGATGTTAATCACAGTACATACATGACTAACAAAATGGATAAACTTTGTGATAGTGCTTGACCCTTACTTTTTCAGGTTTCTCCTCTTCAACGGCTGGTTCTTCATGTTTCTCTCCAACTGCTGGTTTTTCAGGTTTCTCTTCAACTGTCGGTTCAGTTTTTTTCTCAACCACTAGTTCTTCAAGCTTCTCCGAAACAACTGATTCTTCAGATTTATCTTCAATTGCTAATTCTTCATGTGTTTTTCCAACTGCTGGTTCGTCAGGTTTTTCCTCAACTGATGCATAGTTAGCAATATCATTATTGGTGGTATTGCATGGAATTGCATTGTCTATCCTGTCCTTTGAGTCTACAATTGGCAAATTCTGCAAGAAAATTGAAGTTTCACTTAGTCTTTTGACAGATAAACAGATGTAAATTCATTGCACATATAAAGCTAATATGATGGATAGACTTTGTGGTAAGTGTTTAATCTTCACCTTCTCCAGAAGCCCTTCTGTTAAAggtttctcctcctccattacTGCTGGTTTTTCAGGTATGTCTTCAACCATTGGTTCTTCAGGTTTCTCTTCAAATGCTAGTTCTTCATGTGTTTCCTCCCCTGCTAGCTCTTCATGTGTTTCTTTCGCTGTCCGTTCCTTAGGTTTCTCTTCAGCCGCTGGTTCTTCAGGTTTCTCCTCAACCATTGGTTCTTCAGGTTTCTCTTTAATCTCTGATCCATCACGTTTCTCTTCAAAAATTGGGTTTTCTGGTTTTTCTTCAACTGCTGGTTCTTCGGTTATTTTCTCAGTTTTTGGATAGTGAGCAGCATCGTTGTTGGTATTGCATAGAATATCACTATCAGTGTTGTCCTTAGAGTCTACAACTAGCATTTTCTGCAAGAAGAATTTAAAGTTTCTCTTAGTCTTTCAAGAGATAACCAGAAATGAATTGTTGGACATACATAACTAATAGGATGGATAAACT
The Solanum stenotomum isolate F172 chromosome 12, ASM1918654v1, whole genome shotgun sequence DNA segment above includes these coding regions:
- the LOC125848885 gene encoding uncharacterized protein LOC125848885 isoform X1; this translates as MEDDAEIPENKSIKEDNLLGEVYAISDKLKLEKDKRDQSLSEFEGTSEVENVKDLIKGNYGTTEGEKFYASPLVSKAVEENGSSVEVHVSVDTPNKSDEQMSGSSFHLGEKEEDKRVEIVSAGTQNPSEESETSCEMNNVEKNTSIPLTVRGDVSSAKYKTEGTDTGAIKSPGDTKDEKAVKDENDYNGDRNIFISPKSECQRGEDEKKETGDGEGARNVLVNSFVDVVEETRSDYAESDTSAKHGDNSIEKGNQDVADHPAVEEKTEELEVEEKHEKPIIEEKTKEPIVTEKHAEPAVEEKPEEPAVEVKTEEPVVQEKPEETEVQEKFEKTEVEEKPEELVVEETPKEPTQEKTSEELEFEEKPEKVTFLEKKIQVVDSNDKSENELPCNTNNDAANFAEFEEPAVEEKPEKLEKPDLPMVREKREEPMVEEKSEESFEEKTRKPEAGEKPEEPTAKETPEELAEEEMPEELALEEKPREPTVEETLEELDVEEKAEKKAIEEEKPETEALQENNSPIEKSKNKTDNAIQCNTNNAIADYESVEEKTEEPVVENKHEEPAIEERSEESVVMKKPEQPAVEEKSEKPVAREELEEPSIEETLEEPAVEDKPEKPVTEEAPEEPTQEETPNEQAFEEKPENPITEEAPEEPTQEETQNKLAFEEKPAVEEEKPKKVSLLEKKMLVVDSKDNTDSDILCNTNNDAAHYPKTEKITEEPAVEEKPENPIFEEKRDGSEIKEKPEEPMVEEKPEEPAAEEKPKERTAKETHEELAGEETHEELAFEEKPEEPMVEDIPEKPAVMEEEKPLTEGLLEKNLPIVDSKDRIDNAIPCNTTNNDIANYASVEEKPDEPAVGKTHEELAIEDKSEESVVSEKLEELVVEKKTEPTVEEKPEKPAVGEKHEEPAVEEEKPEKNMLIVDLNDKTGSEIPCNTGNDVAHFPDIEENPEESAVEEKTEESVIEQKPGVPAVKEKPEEPTFEEKSEVLVEEKPQEPASKERPEEAAAKETVEELTKEEAPEELALEETPEELVLEEKDEETAIEEKELVRKALQEKKLPIVNAEDNTDNAIPCNTNNDIANYALVEEKTEEPVVEEKSEESAIEEKSEESRVLEKPEEPEVEKIPKQPTIEEKPENPTVGGEKLEEPLVGETTKEPTIEEKPEKTVTEETPKELSFEEKHDEPTVEEEKLEKVTLLEKDMLIVDSNTKTGSEIPCNTNNDVAHSPDIKENPEESAVEIKNEEPVIEEKPDVPAVEEKPEEPKFEEKSEVPAEEKPQEPATEEKPEKPAAIETAEELALEGKPEELTVEDTSEELVVEEKDEKPAIEEEEPEMEALQEKNLPIVNSKNTTDNAIPCNTNNDIADYASAEENTEEPEVEEISEESAIEEKSEESRVLEKPEEPPVEKIPEQPTIEEKPETPTVGEKLEEPSVEETIKELKIEEKPDKQVTEETPKELALEEIHKESAMKEEKPEKVTLLEKNMLIVDSNTKTGSEIPCNTNNDVAHSPDIEENPEEPADEIKNEELVIEEKPDVPAVEEKPEEPTFEEKSEVPAEEKPQEPATEEKPQEPAAIETPEELALEEKPEEPTVEDTSEELVVEEKVEKPAIEEEEPEMEALKEKNFPIVNSKNTIDNAIPCNTNNDIADYASVEEKTEEPIVEEISEESAIEEKSKESRVSGKPEEPAVEKIPEQPTVEEKPEKPTVGEKLEVPSVEETIKEPKIEEKPEKQVIEETPKELAFEEIHEEPAMEEEKPEKVTLLEKNMLIVDSNEKTGSEIPCNTNNDVAHSPDSEENPEESAVEEKTEEPLIEEKPGVPAIKEKPEEPTFEEKSEVPVEEKPELAITEKPEEPATIETPEELAGEETPEELALEEKPEEPTVEDTSEELVVEKKDEKPAIEEEEPETEALQEKDKTDNAIPCNTNNDIADYASVEEKTEEPVVEKKHEEQAIEEKSEETAVSEKPEEPVDEKKPEPPAIEEKPKETTMEEKLKEPLVEETIEEKAAKPITEEAPEEPKREETPNELLFEEKPALEEETSKKVALLEKNMIVVDSNDKTGSETPCNTNNDVAHPPQVEENLEESVVEEKPEEPTIEEKLDVPAVKEKPEEPVVEEEPQEPVAEETPEELEGEETPEELALEEKTEEPTVEKTPKELIVEEEKPETEALLEKNFPMEDPKDKIDNAIPCNTNNDIADYESVEEKPQELVVEKEHDETMIEEKSEVLAVMEKPEEPAVEKKLEELAVEEEREKPTVEEKFEEPSAEEKLEEPKVEEKPEKTVTEETPKESTREETPNELACEEKPEEPAVEEVKPEEPTSEEEKPEKVTLLDKNLLVADSKEKTDNKIPCNTSNDAAHFLEDEKNPEKPAAVEKPVIEEKLDIPAIMEKPEEPTIEEKSEEPVEEKPKEPTVEEKLEEPTTKETHEELAGEETPEELPLEEKPEEPMVEETSEEIAVEEKHDKPAIEEEKPEMETLLEKNMPIVDSKDKIDSEILGNSNNDVAYYPTVEDKAEVQVVKEKHEKQVIEEKREEPAVNEKTDEPAVTEKPEEPAVEKKTEEQVFEEKLEEPTVEEKSEEPVVEETPEDLADEKNLEKLVIEEKPEKVTLLEEDMSAIDSNGKTDTETPCNTNIDVADYPAVEEKTEEPMVEEKHEEPIVEDKPEEPVINEKLQKLAIEETLEEQARAETPEDLTVEEKPNKPAVEETPEELAIEQKSEKQAVETVTLLEKNMPDTDSSHSTDKINGEILCNDNSDVSDYSAVEEKHEEIVIEKKYEELALKEKPKEPVVSEKFEELMVEETPEKLVVEEKLDEPVAGEETVDKPAREETPDKQVAEEKHEEVVVEEKLEKAAAEKVTPLEKQNKHVVDSNDKTGNEISCNTDNDFAEIEEKPEDSAVEEKLKESTVEEKREELAIEEKPEEPKIEEKLEEPEKPSKPAVEGTPEQLVDEKPREISCNTIEVEETPEHSAVEEKPVEPTVEQKPAEPVVREKLEESKVEEKPKEPAVEEKSDEPVIEGTLEEPVAKETPEQPMIEEKPQEPEVQEKPKEPTVQEKLEEPTIDEKLEEPARIGEKPEKLAVEGKPEEPAVEVTPKPKIEEKPQESVIEEQSQEPEVKETPEEPVVKETREELAVEKKPEELATEEQVVDQKLEEPTVEVKPEEATVDEKHEEPSVEEKPEESAVENFEEPTVKEKPEEPPVEEEPEDPAVKEIHEELAGKEKLEEPIIEEKPKEPPIEEEPKKQNREETEAATERIDESETHNVEKEEALIEKQAERFVKETAQPCKEVETEIKELKDINAGDESNNNALQKEETTLEELLTSAKEEMAANNFEEGKVVSEIPNQENGQQANLTTEEANDAHGAENVTELSSEEMRVEDCINKVESSDFGFQNHNKYSPDADKLELQNREIDISYILDTPVEKETNGRNSEKISESTEELIHQTSEISEENKAAVDTDTNTLQSCADPHEQLKHQLAELCEEKQARGIADTNTLQRSADHEEPYSAPAQEIIDKSETEDISCADCLEEENSLRTNQEKLKEGENSEVKTDENFDKGDEFQSIMMLKGVEKDDYKQHIKHNTCAVMDTEEQNEDSPAGEQTSEKLEELEKIDIDDNKNINHQSTETNLPEEATESKSECVTMEIKTPIKEEEQEEDLRETTGEDSSNNNTTQVQKEEETTISEPERVSLEPFGSERKTAAGSGEMITCNETNKIHEVRVENAPVAQVGRVPEEKTRGEEEKVTKHFTSLKSVTVSEKEIAMDNMVSNESNTTKQIQEQAAYSLLTLEREETIPTSSTDANGTPKDSITPHMELGAEAKNIQYMQEKCKTSETEQHQENYENKKEVECDSKEVPEESISRETQAKAALSDLVHVSTKETSKIEEDFAEEREGNDREEEGIQKKREVSSSEDPVIVEISRDAAIKVPPKKHQNILSGVGSKVKHSIAKVKKAITGKSSQTKTSSPK